Proteins encoded in a region of the Salminus brasiliensis chromosome 2, fSalBra1.hap2, whole genome shotgun sequence genome:
- the rint1 gene encoding RAD50-interacting protein 1, with protein sequence MAAPAVQHSNNNNSMKEGRKGVNDSKAESKCAAEDGGGSVDHVAELVEREIGGDLKSLRKVGGLLEKLTEENSLLEEQVLTVSSSVPLRVAAALSAAEESRTKLEVLLQKERLLSNTLQQHLQGAQSWADSLGQTLGQLDTLERHMKYLQCLARIEELSDSIQQFLMTNSVWEAIGAVGNMATLDMGLKESGCLHLQAFLRETLHFWHKILKDKLASDFEEVLTQLHWPIVSPPTHSLSPPANAQELSNQLELLVSQLLSLQMSDDLISEKREVPTRPGLPQTPPLSLPIQIMLLPLSKRFRYHFTGNRQTNSLNKPEWYLTQVLVWMGHNSAFMEEKIQPILDRAGANVNAKVELCRGLLTLAQEKLAHDAPRLLYDDALFCHLVDEVLQFEKELRTTHAYPSTYPGALHILLEEAVFQKWLSVERKMAVEKVDAMLSAEGAWSSQYKDITDMDELKAPDCAETFMTLLLVITDRYRSLPCPQAQLNFLALQRELVDDFRIRLTQVMKEESRQPLGARYCAILNAANYISTVLSDWGDNVFFLQLQQAAVSVGEEVLGPLGVTESGRLASLEGSLFEGLLALLERLRGDMLGRLLDAVMRDVKEKAHPYSRDRWISLPSQCDQATMSLSSSACPMLLCLRDHLLQLQQLLCLPLFQMFWQGLAERLDLFLYQDVILYNHFNEGGAAQLQFDMTRNLFPLFGHYCKRPENFFKHVKEACIILNLKVGPALLLCDVLKQAEEGLEEGEVSVRPQQPTPESALNELGVYKLSPSDVQILLNLRSAWLNH encoded by the exons ATGGCGGCGCCCGCTGTGCagcacagtaataataataacagtatgaAGGAAGGCCGTAAAGGTGTGAATGATAGTAAAGCCGAGTCCAAATGTGCAGCAGAGGACGGCGGCGGCTCTGTGGACCATGTGGCGGAACTGGTGGAGCGAGAAATCGGCGGAGACCTGAAGTCTCTGAGGAAAGTTGGTGGGCTTCTGGAGAAGCTGACAGAGGAGAACAGCTTACTGGAGGAGCAG GTGTTGACTGTATCCAGCTCGGTGCCTTTGCGTGTAGCCGCTGCACTGTCCGCCGCAGAGGAGTCCCGGACCAAGCTGGAGGTCCTGCTCCAGAAGGAGAGGCTCCTGTCCAACACGCTGCAGCAGCATCTGCAGGGAGCTCAGAGCTGGGCTGACAGCCTGGGACAAACCCTTGGACAACTGGACACTCTGGAAAGGCACATGAAGTACCTCCAGTGCTTGGCTCGTATTGAGGAGCTCAG TGACAGTATTCAGCAGTTCCTGATGACTAACAGTGTATGGGAGGCAATCGGGGCAGTGGGCAATATGGCTACCCTGGACATGGGCCTTAAAGAGTCGGGCTGCTTACATCTACAAGCATTCCTTCGAGAAACATTGCACTTCTGGCACAAGATCCTGAAAGACAAGCTTGCGAG TGACTTTGAGGAGGTGCTGACGCAGCTACACTGGCCGATAGTCTCTCCCCCtacccattctctctctccgccAGCCAACGCTCAGGAGCTCAGCAACCAGCTGGAGCTTCTGGTTTCTCAGCTCCTCTCCCTGCAGATGTC TGATGATCTTATATCAGAAAAGAGGGAAGTGCCCACTCGCCCAGGCTTGCCACAGACCCCGCCGCTCTCACTGCCCATTCAGATCATGCTGCTGCCCCTCAGTAAGAGGTTCAGGTATCACTTCACTGGGAACCGCCAGACCAACTCACTAAACAAG CCAGAGTGGTACCTGACACAGGTGCTTGTGTGGATGGGGCATAACTCCGCCTTCATGGAGGAGAAGATTCAGCCCATTCTCGATCGGGCTGGGGCCAATGTCAATGCAAAG GTGGAGCTGTGCAGAGGGCTCCTTACTTTGGCTCAAGAGAAACTGGCCCATGATGCCCCTCGGCTGTTATATGACGACGCCCTCTTTTGCCACTTGGTGGACGAGGTGCTGCAGTTTGAGAAGGAGCTGCGCACAACACATGCCTACCCCAGCACTTACCCTGGCGCCCTGCACATTCTGCTGGAGGAAGCTGTCTTCCAGAAGTGGCTCAGcgtggagagaaaga TGGCAGTGGAGAAGGTGGATGCCATGCTGTCTGCAGAAGGTGCCTGGAGCTCTCAGTACAAAGACATCACTGACATGGATGAGCTGAAAGCACCAGACTGTGCAGAGACCTTTATGACTCTACTGCTGGTCATcacag ATCGGTACCGTTCCTTACCATGTCCTCAAGCTCAGCTCAACTTCCTGGCTCTACAGAGAGAACTGGTGGATGACTTCCGCATCCGTCTCACCCAGGTGATGAAGGAGGAGTCCCGTCAGCCGCTGGGAGCCCGCTACTGCGCCATCCTGAATGCTGCCAACTACATATCAACAGTGCTCAGTGACTGGGGCGACAATGTG tttttcCTGCAGCTGCAGCAAGCAGCAGTGTCTGTGGGCGAAGAAGTGCTAGGGCCTCTGGGGGTTACGGAGAGTGGACGGCTGGCATCGCTGGAGGGCTCTTTGTTTGAAGGACTGCTGGCACTGCTCGAGAGGCTGAGAGGGGATATGCTGGGCCGACTGCTGGACGCAGTAATGAGGGACGTGAAGGAAAAGGCCCACCCTTATAGCAGAGACAG GTGGATCTCCTTGCCATCGCAGTGTGACCAGGCCACTATGTCATTGTCCAGCTCAGCGTGTCCCATGCTGCTGTGCCTGAGGGATCATCTGCTTCAGCTGCAGCAGCTGCTTTGCCTTCCCCTGTTCCAGATGTTCTGGCAGGGTCTTGCTGAGCGACTagacctcttcctgtaccaAGAT GTGATCCTGTATAACCATTTCAATGAGGGTGGTGCTGCACAGCTCCAGTTTGACATGACCAGAAACCTCTTCCCATTGTTTGGACACTACTGCAAGAGACCAGAGAACTTCTTCAAACA CGTGAAGGAAGCCTGCATCATCCTGAATCTGAAGGTTGGGCCGGCTCTGCTGCTGTGCGATGTGCTGAAGCAGGCAGAGGAAGGGCTAGAGGAGGGCGAGGTGTCCGTCAGGCCGCAGCAGCCCACTCCCGAATCAGCACTTAACGAGCTGGGTGTGTACAAGCTGTCCCCCAGTGACGTGCAGATCCTCCTAAACCTCCGCTCTGCCTGGCTCAACCACTGA